From Balnearium lithotrophicum, a single genomic window includes:
- a CDS encoding DNA gyrase inhibitor YacG — protein sequence MKKVKCPNCGKLTNWENNPFRPFCSERCKLADLSKWLNEEYSIEEEIFGSQEEGDTSP from the coding sequence TTGAAAAAGGTCAAGTGTCCGAACTGTGGAAAGCTAACCAACTGGGAGAACAACCCCTTCAGGCCTTTCTGTTCTGAAAGGTGTAAACTTGCAGACCTTTCAAAGTGGTTAAACGAGGAATACTCGATAGAGGAGGAGATATTTGGCAGCCAAGAGGAAGGTGACACCAGCCCTTAA